Proteins encoded within one genomic window of Cucumis sativus cultivar 9930 chromosome 3, Cucumber_9930_V3, whole genome shotgun sequence:
- the LOC116402468 gene encoding receptor-like protein EIX2 produces MSNLAVLSLSDNQFSGELFDYWGELRLLFVIDLANNSLYGKIPSSIGFLITLENLELSYNHFDGKIPKSLQNCPQLVSIDLSQNRLYGSLPMWIGVVVSRLRLLNLRSNHFTGTIPRQWCNLPKLRVFDVSNNNLSGEIPSCLNNWTDIAYNLYAPGFQNYSGKTSLVMKGRELEYSVNLDYVLTIDISSNRLNGTIPMR; encoded by the coding sequence ATGAGTAATTTGGCAGTACTTTCATTGTCAGATAATCAATTTTCAGGGGAGCTCTTCGATTATTGGGGTGAATTAAGATTATTATTTGTCATTGACTTGGCCAACAATAGTCTGTATGGAAAAATTCCAAGCTCAATAGGTTTCTTGATAACCCTCGAAAATCTAGAATTGAGCTACAACCATTTTGATGGAAAAATTCCCAAGTCTTTACAAAATTGTCCACAACTCGTGAGCATCGATCTCAGTCAAAATAGGCTATATGGAAGCCTTCCTATGTGGATTGGAGTTGTTGTGTCACGGTTGCGGTTGCTAAACCTACGATCTAACCATTTCACTGGAACCATCCCAAGACAGTGGTGTAATCTTCCTAAACTTCGTGTGTTTGATGTTTCAAACAACAATCTTTCGGGAGAAATTCCAAGTTGCTTGAATAATTGGACAGATATAGCTTATAATCTCTACGCGCCTGGGTTCCAAAATTATTCGGGAAAAACATCATTGGTTATGAAAGGAAGAGAACTTGAATATAGTGTCAATCTCGACTACGTATTAACAATAGATATTTCAAGCAATAGATTGAATGGTACAATCCCAATGAGATAA
- the LOC101206116 gene encoding receptor-like protein EIX1, with the protein MGNPFVFSSLFVLWLYCICFAGVRTYAISCSFNEKEALTAFKQSLSDPSGRLSSWNNGRNCCEWHGVTCSFISGKVTKLDLRNSWGFTNLMSSAYDFLQYTRSCLGGEISSSLLELKDLNYLDLSLNDFNGAPVPHFFVMLKNLRYLNLASAHFGGQIPLHLGNLTNLRYLDLSEYLYEYESNFKVGNLRWLSGLSSLVYLNVGGLDFSSLQTNWMNEINRLSSLLELHLSGCNIISVDTKVGFLNLTSLRVFDLSYNWISSLFPTWLSNLTSLQRLELQFNNFNGTTPRDFAELKNLQYLDLSGNNLRNSGDHMPSYLQNLCKLQLLNLYNNNFGCTVEELLGSFPNCSLNNLEFLDLSGNHLVGEISNSLDSLQNLRHLDLSGNKLWGSLPNSIGNLSLLQSVSISSNFLNGTIPPSVGQLSNLIHFSAYDNFWKTVITEAHLVNLTELKSLQITTEINRALVFNVSYDWVPPFRLKNLHLRNCLVGPQFPVWLQVQTQLTGAVTISNAGISGSIPDNWICNMSSNITNLDLSNNLLK; encoded by the coding sequence ATGGGCAACCCTTTCGTTTTCAGTTCTCTCTTTGTTCTATGGTTGTATTGCATTTGTTTTGCTGGTGTTCGCACTTATGCTATCAGTTGTTCTTTCAATGAGAAGGAAGCGCTCACAGCTTTTAAACAAAGCCTATCAGATCCTTCAGGTAGACTTTCGTCTTGGAATAATGGCAGAAATTGTTGTGAATGGCACGGCGTAACTTGTAGTTTCATTTCTGGAAAGGTTACAAAACTCGATCTACGGAACTCTTGGGGGTTTACCAACCTCATGTCATCTGCCTATGACTTCTTGCAATACACAAGGTCATGTTTGGGTGGGGAGATTAGTTCTTCTCTACTTGAGCTCAAAGATCTAAATTATTTGGACTTGAGTCTAAATGATTTCAATGGTGCTCCAGTTCCACATTTCTTCGTGATGTTAAAAAACTTGAGGTACCTCAATCTCGCTTCTGCACATTTTGGTGGACAGATTCCACTCCATTTAGGAAATCTGACCAATTTGAGGTATCTAGACCTTTCTGAATATTTGTATgaatatgaatcaaatttcaaGGTTGGAAACTTGCGATGGCTTTCTGGTCTTTCTTCTTTAGTGTACCTTAATGTTGGAGGGCTGGATTTTAGTAGTTTACAAACAAATTGGATGAACGAAATTAATAGACTTTCTTCCTTGTTAGAGCTACACTTGAGTGGCTGCAATATTATAAGTGTTGATACTAAAGTTGGATTTCTAAATCTCACTTCCCTTAGGGTCTTTGATCTATCGTACAATTGGATAAGTTCTTTATTTCCTACATGGCTGTCTAATCTTACCAGCCTTCAAAGACTTGAACTGCagtttaacaattttaatggTACAACTCCTCGAGATTTTGCAGAATTGAAAAATCTTCAATATCTTGATTTAAGTGGGAACAACTTAAGGAATAGTGGAGATCACATGCCTAGTTATTTGCAAAACCTTTGCAAGTTACAGTTATTGAATCTTTATAACAACAATTTTGGTTGTACGGTTGAAGAGCTTTTGGGAAGTTTTCCAAATTGTTCCCTCAACAATTTGGAGTTTTTGGACCTAAGTGGAAATCATTTGGTGGGAGAGATCTCAAATTCACTAGATTCACTTCAGAACCTAAGGCACTTGGATCTTTCAGGGAACAAATTATGGGGATCGCTTCCAAATTCGATTGGTAACTTGTCCTTATTGCAAAGTGTGAGCATCTCGAGTAATTTCTTGAATGGAACTATACCTCCAAGTGTTGGGCAGCTATCAAACTTAATTCATTTCAGTGCTTACGACAATTTCTGGAAAACGGTTATAACAGAAGCTCATTTGGTGAACTTGACAGaattaaaatcacttcaaaTTACAACAGAAATAAACCGTGCTTTGGTTTTCAATGTGTCATATGATTGGGTACCTCCTTTTAGGCTCAAGAATCTTCATTTGAGAAATTGCCTTGTGGGTCCTCAATTTCCGGTTTGGCTTCAAGTCCAAACTCAACTAACTGGCGCTGTCACTATCTCTAATGCTGGAATTTCTGGTTCTATACCAGATAATTGGATTTGTAACATGTCctctaatatcactaatttggATCTATCCAACAACTTACTCAAATGA